In the Plasmodium chabaudi chabaudi strain AS genome assembly, chromosome: 13 genome, one interval contains:
- a CDS encoding calmodulin-like protein: MDEKPYIPIIDKLNNEKNPNFYICGNGYIAPLDIKNLKKISNTEKKNLQRVFKMMDKDNTGKISACNLHDILHKYNYKISKSEVERMIWEFDENMDNCLDYDEIYFLYLRCVNDKKKQIPSDLYNIIQFFMFDYEMNGYITVEKTLQILYVRFGREKMDLEVQEIFGDKYEDKSGVEKQICLKEYLDNEKKRIRKYRNENHKKAGKT, translated from the exons ATGGATGAAAAACCATATATACCTATAattgataaattaaataatgaaaagaatccaaacttttatatttgtggAAATGGATACATAGCACCATTAGACATcaaaaacttaaaaaaaatatccaataccgaaaagaaaaatttacaaagaGTCTTTAAAATGATGGATAAAGATAATACAGGGAAAATATCAGCTTGTAATCTTCATGACATTTTGCATAAATACAATTACAAAATTTCTAAg aGCGAGGTTGAAAGAATGATTTGGGaatttgatgaaaatatggaTAACTGCTTAGATTATGatgaaatttattttttatatttaagatgtgttaatgataaaaaaaaacaaattccAAGTGATTTATACAATATTATTCAGTTTTTTATGTTTGATTATGAAATGAATGGATACATAACTGTTGAAAAAACattacaaatattatatgtacgATTTGGCAGAGAAAAAATGGATTTAGAAGTCCAAGAAATTTTTGGCGATAAATATGAAGATAAATCAGGAGTcgaaaaacaaatttgtttaaaagaatatttagataatgaaaaaaagagGATACGAAAATATag AAATGAAAATCACAAAAAAGCAggaaaaacataa
- a CDS encoding 1-acyl-sn-glycerol-3-phosphate acyltransferase, putative — MGIADIDRAREYDSGIVGILISVYISTVLVLLILLAFLFDVIALIVFFPILLFSRRFRLAIFGYSLKFFMRLVVSRINPFWNIKVLNNIKKGYNPSNAIVFSNHLSSLDAWVINYTWYKYNIKFICKGSLFKIPICGQLIALSDEIPIVFGKGRGGWEVTKESKEKAMRLAKEYTDMNYPLMVFPEGTRSNNGKLQLFKMGFFKFAIENNLEIVPCALHGSNHLWSLRSILFRRGTVYVSYGEPFRPTPGMTVPELAEKTRNIIFEMIKEFPDYNPYIDQLATEYSESREQGNI; from the exons atggGAATTGCTGATATAGATAGAGCAAGGGAATATGATTCCGGCATTGTCGGGATATTAATATCTGTTTACATTAGCACAGTATTAGTCTTATTGATTTTACTGGCCTTTTTGTTTGATGTAATAGCtttaattgtatttttccCAATATTGCTATTTAGCAGACGATTTAGATTGGCTATATTTGGTTATTCCTTAAAGTTTTTTATGAGATTAG TTGTTTCAAGGATAAACCCATTTTGGAATATTAAAGTGttaaacaatataaaaaaaggttATAATCCATCAAATGCAATAGTGTTTTCTAATCATTTATCATCACTAGACGCATGGGTCATCAATTATACCtggtataaatataatataaaattcattTGCAAGggatcattatttaaaataccTATTTGTGGGCAATTAATAGCTCTTTCTGATGAAATTCCTATTGTGTTTGGAAAAGGGAGAGGAGGATGGGAAGTAACAAAAGAATCGAAAGAAAAAGCTATGAGATTAGCTAAAGAATATACTGATATGAATTATCCTTTAATGGTATTTCCGGAGGGCACTCGTTCTAATAATGGAAAATTGCAATTGTTTAAAATgggattttttaaatttgcaattgaaaataatctAGAAATAGTACCATGTGCATTACATGGATCAAATCACCTATGGTCATTACgttcaatattatttagaAGGGGAACAGTGTATGTATCCTATGGTGAGCCTTTTCGACCTACCCCAGGAATGACTGTTCCAGAGTTAGCCGAAAAAACcagaaatattatatttgaaatGATTAAAGAGTTCCCAGATTATAATCCATAT ATTGATCAGTTAGCAACAGAATATTCAGAATCACGAGAGCAGggtaatatataa